A genomic segment from Lignipirellula cremea encodes:
- a CDS encoding mechanosensitive ion channel family protein, translating to MFKDLNLPPDIKDMLEKYVVDYGLKAAGALLLLFLAWIGAQFLSRLVSSGLAKARVDETLRKFFTRLTYWLVILMAAVSVLSMFGVETTSMAAVIGAGGLAVGLAFQGSLSNFAAGVMLLVFRPYKVGDVVTISGQTGKVDEIELFTTTLDTFDNRRFIVPNGSIFGSTIENVSHHPTRRVDVNVGVAYSAGIDQTREVLERAAISVEGVFIDPAPAVLLLDLGASSVDWSVRVWCDAAVLGQVKQDLIRAVKNSLDEADIDIPFPQMQLHLSPNAPPAPPRTEPKDPAAG from the coding sequence ATGTTCAAGGATCTGAACCTGCCGCCAGACATCAAAGATATGCTGGAAAAGTATGTCGTGGATTACGGCCTGAAGGCGGCCGGGGCGCTGCTGCTGCTGTTCCTGGCCTGGATCGGAGCCCAGTTTCTGAGTCGGCTGGTCAGTTCCGGCCTGGCCAAGGCCCGGGTCGATGAAACGCTGCGGAAGTTCTTCACCCGGCTGACGTACTGGCTGGTGATCCTGATGGCGGCCGTCAGCGTGCTGTCAATGTTTGGCGTGGAAACGACCAGCATGGCCGCGGTGATTGGCGCCGGCGGCCTGGCGGTTGGCCTGGCGTTCCAGGGGTCGCTTTCCAACTTTGCGGCCGGGGTGATGCTGCTGGTGTTTCGTCCCTACAAGGTCGGGGACGTCGTTACGATCAGTGGGCAGACAGGCAAGGTGGACGAGATTGAGCTGTTCACCACCACGCTGGACACGTTTGATAACCGCCGTTTCATTGTGCCCAACGGTTCCATTTTTGGCTCCACGATTGAGAACGTTTCGCACCATCCGACCCGTCGTGTCGATGTGAATGTGGGGGTTGCCTACAGTGCCGGCATCGACCAGACCCGCGAGGTCCTGGAACGGGCCGCGATCAGCGTGGAAGGGGTGTTTATCGATCCGGCTCCGGCCGTGCTGCTGCTGGACTTGGGAGCTTCTTCGGTCGACTGGTCCGTTCGCGTGTGGTGCGACGCGGCCGTGCTGGGCCAGGTGAAGCAGGACCTGATCCGCGCCGTGAAGAACAGCCTCGATGAGGCCGACATTGACATTCCGTTCCCGCAAATGCAACTGCATTTGTCTCCCAACGCTCCGCCGGCGCCGCCCCGAACCGAGCCAAAAGACCCTGCGGCGGGCTAA
- the mug gene encoding G/U mismatch-specific DNA glycosylase, whose amino-acid sequence MKKQSARRLSPSQSGRPTPEQIQAAKNSILPDVIANDLRVLFIGINPSLYSAAVGHHFGRPGNRFWPALFAAGLTDRLFQPHEDRKLLLAGCGVTNLVARATARADELSAEEIRQGADKLKRKIKRRRVQTAAFVGVTAYRTGFGRPHAKIGQQEEKCGGAMVWVLPNPSGLNAHYQAADFARLFSEFRQAVGLPDQRRDSG is encoded by the coding sequence ATGAAGAAGCAATCGGCGCGCCGTTTGTCGCCGAGTCAGTCCGGTCGTCCCACGCCCGAGCAGATCCAGGCGGCGAAAAACTCCATCCTACCCGATGTAATTGCCAACGACTTGCGGGTGCTATTCATTGGGATTAACCCCAGCTTGTACTCGGCAGCGGTCGGCCACCATTTTGGCAGGCCCGGCAATCGTTTCTGGCCGGCCCTGTTCGCCGCCGGTTTGACAGACCGGCTATTCCAGCCGCACGAAGACCGCAAATTGCTGCTGGCCGGGTGCGGAGTGACCAACCTGGTCGCCCGGGCCACGGCCAGGGCGGACGAGCTATCTGCCGAAGAAATCCGACAGGGCGCCGATAAGCTCAAGCGAAAAATAAAACGCCGCCGGGTCCAGACGGCCGCATTTGTCGGAGTCACCGCCTACCGCACCGGCTTTGGCCGGCCCCACGCCAAGATCGGCCAGCAGGAGGAAAAGTGCGGCGGCGCCATGGTGTGGGTCCTGCCGAATCCCAGCGGGCTCAACGCCCATTACCAGGCCGCCGACTTCGCCCGGCTGTTCAGCGAATTCCGTCAGGCCGTCGGCCTGCCCGATCAACGCCGGGACAGCGGTTAA
- a CDS encoding DUF1501 domain-containing protein produces MPAASSGDTRSNAASAATAALPLDDLTRRRFLGGSSLGLGAIALAGLGAGDARAALPGDGLAGLPHFPPKAKRVIYLFQSGAPSQMDLFDPKPHLKDKRGQELPASVRQGQRLTTMTSRQASFPVAPSKFRFRQHGQSGAWLSELLPHTAKIADQLCIVKSMHTEAINHDPAITFFQTGSQLAGRPSMGSWLAYGLGSETRDLPAFVVMVSKGTGRSGQPLYDRLWGSGFLESRFQGVKFRSEGDPVLFLSNPAGLTEAGRRQTLDDLAALNEMHLAQTHDPEISARIAQYELASRMQTSTPELMDTSDEPQHTFDLYGPDAKKPGTFASNCLLARRLVERGVRFVQLFHRGWDQHTQLPTQLPLQCQDTDQAAAALVQDLGRRGLLEDTLVVWGGEFGRTVYCQGELTAENYGRDHHPRCFSIWMAGAGVKSGLTYGATDDFSYNVAENPVHVHDLHATLLHCLGIDHERLTFQYQGRHHRLTDVHGKVVNDLLS; encoded by the coding sequence ATGCCTGCTGCCTCCTCTGGCGATACGAGATCTAATGCTGCATCCGCCGCGACTGCCGCGCTTCCGCTTGACGATTTGACCCGGCGCCGTTTCCTGGGCGGATCGTCGCTGGGGCTGGGAGCGATTGCCTTGGCGGGGCTCGGCGCGGGCGACGCGCGGGCTGCTTTGCCCGGCGACGGCCTGGCGGGCTTGCCGCATTTTCCGCCCAAGGCGAAACGGGTGATCTACCTGTTCCAGTCCGGCGCGCCGTCGCAGATGGATCTGTTCGATCCCAAGCCGCACTTGAAGGACAAGCGGGGCCAGGAACTGCCGGCGTCGGTCCGGCAGGGGCAGCGTTTGACGACGATGACCTCGCGGCAGGCGAGCTTTCCGGTGGCGCCGTCGAAGTTCCGCTTCCGGCAGCATGGGCAATCCGGCGCCTGGTTGAGCGAGCTGTTGCCGCATACGGCGAAAATTGCCGATCAGCTGTGCATTGTCAAATCGATGCATACGGAGGCGATCAACCATGACCCGGCGATCACCTTTTTTCAAACCGGATCGCAGCTGGCGGGACGGCCCAGCATGGGCTCCTGGCTGGCGTACGGTCTGGGCAGCGAGACACGCGACTTGCCGGCCTTTGTGGTGATGGTCTCCAAGGGAACCGGCCGCAGCGGGCAGCCGTTGTATGATCGCTTGTGGGGCAGCGGGTTTCTGGAATCCCGTTTCCAGGGCGTCAAGTTTCGATCGGAAGGGGACCCGGTGCTGTTTCTGTCCAACCCGGCCGGTCTGACCGAGGCCGGCCGCCGACAGACGCTCGACGATCTGGCCGCCTTGAACGAAATGCATCTGGCCCAGACACACGATCCGGAAATCTCGGCGCGGATCGCCCAGTATGAACTGGCCAGCCGGATGCAGACCTCGACGCCGGAGCTGATGGATACTTCCGACGAACCGCAGCATACGTTTGACCTGTACGGTCCCGATGCGAAAAAGCCAGGGACATTTGCTTCCAACTGCCTGCTGGCCCGACGGCTGGTCGAGCGGGGCGTGCGGTTTGTGCAGCTGTTCCATCGCGGCTGGGATCAGCATACGCAATTGCCGACGCAGCTGCCGCTGCAGTGCCAGGACACCGACCAGGCTGCCGCGGCGCTGGTGCAGGATCTGGGCCGGCGGGGACTGCTGGAAGATACGCTGGTGGTGTGGGGCGGGGAGTTTGGCCGCACCGTGTATTGCCAGGGGGAACTGACGGCCGAGAACTATGGGCGGGATCATCATCCCCGCTGCTTTAGTATCTGGATGGCGGGCGCCGGCGTGAAATCTGGTTTGACCTACGGCGCCACCGACGATTTTTCTTATAATGTCGCCGAAAACCCCGTTCATGTGCACGACCTGCACGCCACCCTGCTGCATTGCCTGGGTATTGACCACGAGCGTTTAACGTTCCAGTACCAAGGGCGTCACCATCGTTTGACCGATGTGCATGGCAAGGTCGTCAACGATCTGTTGTCGTAA
- a CDS encoding heavy metal translocating P-type ATPase encodes MAIDPVCGMTVDEATGLQGERDGQTYYFCCDHCRKKFLQSGAPAEDSLVQIGGGKSGDCCSGHETCGPHQQSSHPSAPGKDYYCPMCEGVESDSPGECPKCGMALERSPGAKKRSKTIYTCPMHPEIRQDGPGDCPQCGMALEPETVSVADDDEPDGELQSMTRRLIVAAVLTFPLMVLAMGPMLGLPVEDLLPHQVNQWLQFALATPVVLWAGWPFLVRAVRSFKTLHFNMFTLIGLGVGAAYLYSLAAVLIPGAIPAAFHEHGRAPVYFEAAAMITLLVLLGQVLELRARRQTSSAISELLSLAPPTARRVDEEGEEHEVPVEQVHPGDRLRVRPGDKIPVDGEVTEGSSAVDESLLTGESVPVDKSPGDAVIGGSLNQSGSFLMTAKKVGEDSILAQIVGLVSSAQRSRAPIQRLADKAAAWFTPAVMLASVLAFVAWAVFQPAQPALAFALLAAVSVLIVACPCALGLAAPMAVMVGVGRGAKEGILIKDAETLERLSGIDTLVVDKTGTLTQGRPSLTEIVTAPDWDEDRVLAWAAAVEKTSEHPLARAVIGGAKDRSLKLPEASDFDSTPGGGVKAKIEGRSVQVGKRSHLEDLGVEQFGELEENAIRLREQGRTVLYVGVDQQAVGLLAVSDPLKKTTPEAVKTLHDMGLRILMLTGDNEQVARQTAEELGIDEYAANVRPEEKHDRVQALKKEGRKVAMAGDGVNDAPALAAADVGIAIGDGSGAAIEAAGVTLVKGDLLGVAKAIVLSRKVMTNIRQNLFFAFIYNALGVPIAAGVLYPFFHMMLPPMFAAAAMSLSSVSVIGNALRLRGASLR; translated from the coding sequence ATGGCGATTGATCCAGTGTGTGGAATGACGGTCGACGAAGCAACTGGCCTGCAGGGCGAGCGCGACGGCCAGACGTACTACTTCTGCTGCGATCATTGCCGCAAAAAGTTTCTCCAGTCCGGCGCCCCCGCTGAAGACTCCCTGGTGCAGATCGGCGGCGGCAAGTCGGGCGACTGCTGCAGCGGGCACGAAACTTGCGGACCGCATCAGCAATCTTCCCACCCGTCGGCGCCAGGCAAGGACTATTATTGCCCCATGTGCGAAGGCGTGGAGAGCGATTCGCCGGGCGAATGTCCCAAGTGCGGCATGGCGCTGGAACGCTCGCCCGGAGCCAAGAAACGCTCGAAGACCATTTACACCTGCCCCATGCATCCCGAAATCCGGCAGGACGGCCCCGGCGACTGCCCCCAATGCGGCATGGCCCTGGAACCGGAAACGGTCTCTGTGGCGGACGACGACGAACCCGACGGCGAACTGCAGAGCATGACGCGCCGGCTGATCGTGGCCGCCGTGCTGACGTTTCCGCTGATGGTGCTGGCGATGGGTCCGATGCTGGGCCTGCCGGTGGAGGATCTCCTTCCACACCAGGTCAATCAGTGGCTGCAGTTCGCTCTGGCGACGCCGGTTGTCCTTTGGGCCGGCTGGCCGTTTCTGGTGCGGGCTGTCCGTTCTTTCAAGACGCTCCATTTTAATATGTTCACGCTGATCGGGCTCGGCGTGGGGGCCGCGTATCTCTACAGTCTGGCGGCCGTGCTCATCCCGGGCGCCATTCCCGCCGCCTTCCATGAGCACGGCAGGGCGCCCGTTTACTTCGAAGCGGCCGCCATGATCACCCTGCTGGTGCTGCTCGGCCAGGTGCTGGAGTTGCGAGCCCGCCGCCAGACCAGCAGCGCCATTAGCGAGCTGCTCTCGCTCGCGCCCCCGACCGCCCGGCGGGTCGATGAAGAAGGCGAAGAGCACGAGGTGCCCGTCGAACAGGTTCACCCGGGCGATCGCTTGCGGGTGCGGCCGGGCGACAAGATTCCCGTTGACGGCGAGGTAACGGAAGGGAGCAGTGCGGTTGATGAATCGCTGTTGACGGGCGAGAGCGTGCCGGTGGATAAGTCGCCCGGCGACGCGGTGATTGGCGGCTCGCTCAACCAGTCGGGCTCTTTTTTGATGACGGCGAAAAAGGTCGGCGAGGACAGCATCCTGGCGCAGATCGTCGGGCTGGTCAGTTCGGCCCAGCGGAGCCGCGCCCCGATCCAGCGGCTGGCCGACAAGGCGGCGGCCTGGTTCACGCCGGCCGTCATGCTGGCGTCGGTGCTGGCGTTTGTCGCCTGGGCTGTGTTCCAGCCGGCCCAGCCTGCGTTGGCGTTCGCCCTGCTGGCGGCCGTTTCCGTCCTGATCGTGGCCTGTCCTTGCGCCCTTGGTCTGGCGGCCCCGATGGCCGTGATGGTCGGCGTCGGCCGCGGGGCCAAGGAAGGCATTCTGATCAAGGATGCGGAGACACTGGAGCGACTGTCAGGCATTGACACCCTGGTCGTCGACAAGACGGGCACCCTCACGCAAGGGAGACCGTCGCTGACAGAGATCGTCACCGCACCTGACTGGGACGAAGACCGCGTGCTGGCCTGGGCTGCTGCGGTTGAGAAAACGAGCGAGCATCCGCTGGCCCGCGCCGTGATCGGCGGAGCGAAAGACCGCTCTTTGAAACTGCCTGAGGCCAGCGACTTTGACTCCACGCCCGGCGGGGGCGTCAAGGCAAAGATTGAAGGCCGCAGTGTGCAGGTCGGCAAGCGCTCCCATCTGGAAGACCTGGGCGTCGAGCAATTCGGCGAACTGGAAGAAAACGCCATCCGCCTGCGCGAACAGGGTCGCACGGTCCTCTACGTGGGCGTCGACCAACAGGCGGTCGGGCTGCTGGCCGTGTCGGATCCTCTAAAAAAAACCACGCCCGAGGCGGTGAAAACGCTGCACGACATGGGACTGCGGATCCTGATGCTCACCGGCGACAACGAACAGGTCGCCCGGCAGACGGCGGAAGAGCTGGGGATCGACGAATACGCAGCGAACGTGCGGCCGGAAGAAAAGCACGACCGCGTCCAGGCATTGAAGAAAGAAGGCCGCAAGGTGGCGATGGCCGGCGACGGCGTCAACGACGCGCCTGCCCTGGCGGCGGCCGATGTGGGCATCGCGATCGGCGACGGCTCCGGCGCGGCGATCGAAGCGGCCGGCGTGACACTGGTCAAAGGCGACCTGCTCGGCGTCGCCAAAGCGATCGTGCTGAGCCGCAAGGTGATGACAAACATCCGTCAGAACCTGTTTTTCGCCTTCATCTACAACGCTCTCGGAGTACCGATCGCCGCCGGAGTGCTGTACCCCTTTTTCCACATGATGCTGCCGCCCATGTTTGCGGCCGCGGCCATGAGTTTGAGCTCCGTCTCTGTCATTGGCAACGCTTTGCGATTGCGTGGCGCTTCGCTCCGGTAG
- a CDS encoding DUF1553 domain-containing protein — MRFHPTPVAVAGLLMACLAMTEETPSAAAAPVDYGRDIQPILADRCYKCHGPDAAQRKADLRLDLAESVIASDKSPGVVKPGDAAGSELIARILSHDPDEVMPPPDSNVSLSTAEIDLLRRWVEEGAAWREHWAFRAPQRPALPSVREPQWPLTAVDRFVLARMEQHGLAPSPQADRRVLLRRVSLDLTGLPPTPTEMAAFLADKSPDAYGQAVDRLLASPRYGERMALPWLDAARYADTSGYQTDGPRNMWRWRDWVIEALNANMPFDQFTLEQIAGDLLPGATLQQKIATGFNRNHRANSEGGLIPEEFEVEYVVDRVDTTATVWLGLTLGCARCHDHKYDPLSQAEFYQLYAFFNNLPEHGRARKEGNSPPYLPAPTREQQVQLAALSQQAGDLARALNAQQPQLAAAQVVWEKSAAAAAPDWNFDEGLTAHFPLDGDDEPPAPGALVLQGGTVADATAGNAAAGAQWLPGRRDGCVQLQGRQWLDAGNVGQFGYFDKFTLAAWVHGSGGTIVSRMTDEPQGDGYCVALEDGKIKVYLVKRWLDDSLRVETAEAVVAPDQWRHVAVTYDGSRRAGGIQVFVDGEPQKMQIELDDINQSFGSGEPFRIGAGGGPDSRFQGKIDDVRVFDRQLSDASIGLLATATPISQIASTPVSQRTPGETAKLKAYFLRHAAPPALRELHRQRANVLRQRTLLSEELPDVMVMQELPQRRPAYILERGQYDKPGREVERGVPAALHPFPQGAPDDRLGLAQWLVDPANPLTARVAVNRAWQLFFGAGLVQTTEDFGTQGERPSHPELLDWLSVEFVESGWDLKRLHRLIVMSAVYRQSSHGSVDLTERDPENRWLSRGPRFRLTAHAVRDQALFAAGLLVEQSGGPSVKPYQPPGLWEEVASQTYDQDEGAALYRRSLYTYWKRTVAAPLLMTFDAANRETCIVRPARTNTPLQALALLNDTAFVEAARKLAERVLLQPGDDDQHLTQLYEYAVCRPPLPRERAVLLRGLASHRERFAERPAAAKEFLQVGESLTSAELVPVEVAAWAALANTIFNLDEVITKE; from the coding sequence ATGCGATTTCACCCTACTCCTGTCGCGGTTGCCGGCTTGCTGATGGCCTGTCTGGCGATGACGGAGGAGACGCCTTCGGCCGCCGCGGCGCCGGTGGATTACGGCCGCGACATCCAGCCGATCCTGGCCGACCGTTGTTACAAGTGCCACGGTCCCGATGCGGCCCAGCGCAAAGCCGACCTGCGCCTTGACCTGGCGGAAAGCGTGATCGCCAGCGACAAGTCGCCCGGCGTCGTCAAACCCGGAGACGCCGCGGGCAGTGAGCTGATCGCCCGGATTCTGAGCCATGATCCCGACGAGGTAATGCCGCCGCCCGATTCGAATGTGTCGCTGAGTACGGCCGAGATCGACCTGCTCCGGCGCTGGGTGGAAGAAGGCGCCGCCTGGCGGGAACACTGGGCATTCAGGGCGCCGCAGCGTCCGGCGTTGCCGTCGGTCCGCGAGCCGCAGTGGCCGCTTACGGCCGTCGATCGGTTCGTTCTGGCTCGTATGGAGCAGCACGGTCTGGCGCCGTCCCCGCAGGCCGATCGTCGCGTGCTGTTACGTCGTGTGTCGCTCGATTTGACCGGGCTGCCGCCGACGCCGACGGAGATGGCGGCGTTCCTGGCGGACAAGTCGCCCGACGCGTATGGGCAAGCGGTCGACCGGCTGCTGGCTTCACCCCGCTACGGCGAGCGGATGGCGTTGCCCTGGCTGGATGCGGCCCGTTACGCCGACACCAGCGGCTACCAGACCGACGGCCCCCGTAACATGTGGCGCTGGCGGGACTGGGTGATTGAAGCGCTCAACGCCAACATGCCGTTTGACCAGTTCACGCTCGAGCAGATCGCCGGCGATCTGCTGCCCGGCGCCACGCTGCAGCAGAAGATCGCCACCGGGTTCAACCGGAATCATCGGGCGAACTCCGAAGGCGGCCTGATCCCGGAAGAGTTCGAGGTCGAGTACGTCGTCGATCGCGTCGACACCACGGCGACGGTCTGGCTGGGATTGACGCTCGGCTGTGCTCGCTGTCACGACCACAAATACGACCCGCTCAGCCAGGCGGAGTTTTATCAGCTCTACGCCTTCTTCAATAACCTGCCCGAGCATGGCCGCGCCCGGAAGGAAGGGAACTCGCCGCCCTACCTGCCGGCCCCCACGCGGGAGCAGCAAGTGCAGCTGGCCGCCCTGTCCCAGCAGGCGGGCGACCTGGCCCGGGCATTGAACGCCCAGCAGCCGCAACTGGCCGCGGCCCAGGTGGTCTGGGAGAAGTCAGCCGCCGCAGCCGCGCCGGACTGGAACTTCGACGAAGGGTTGACGGCCCATTTCCCGCTCGATGGCGACGACGAACCGCCGGCCCCCGGCGCGCTCGTCCTGCAGGGCGGAACCGTGGCCGATGCTACGGCCGGAAACGCGGCCGCCGGAGCCCAATGGCTGCCGGGTCGGCGGGATGGTTGCGTGCAGCTGCAGGGCCGGCAATGGCTGGATGCGGGGAACGTCGGGCAGTTCGGCTACTTTGACAAGTTCACGCTGGCCGCCTGGGTGCATGGGTCGGGCGGGACGATCGTCTCCCGGATGACGGACGAACCGCAGGGGGACGGCTACTGCGTGGCCCTGGAAGACGGGAAGATCAAGGTGTATCTGGTCAAACGCTGGCTGGATGATTCGCTTCGCGTTGAGACGGCCGAAGCGGTCGTGGCGCCGGACCAGTGGCGGCATGTGGCCGTTACGTACGATGGCTCCCGTCGGGCGGGCGGTATCCAGGTGTTCGTCGATGGCGAGCCGCAAAAGATGCAGATCGAGCTGGACGACATCAACCAGTCGTTCGGCTCCGGCGAGCCGTTCCGCATCGGCGCCGGGGGCGGACCGGACTCGCGCTTCCAGGGAAAGATCGACGACGTTCGCGTGTTCGACCGGCAATTGTCCGACGCGAGCATTGGCCTGTTGGCGACGGCGACGCCGATCTCGCAGATCGCCAGCACGCCGGTCTCCCAGCGTACGCCTGGTGAGACAGCCAAGCTCAAGGCGTACTTCTTGCGGCATGCGGCCCCGCCGGCCTTGCGGGAGTTACATCGTCAGAGGGCGAACGTTCTGCGGCAGCGCACGCTGCTGAGCGAAGAACTGCCCGATGTGATGGTGATGCAGGAACTGCCGCAGCGTCGTCCCGCGTACATTCTGGAACGCGGCCAGTATGACAAGCCGGGCCGCGAGGTCGAACGCGGCGTGCCGGCGGCGCTGCATCCGTTCCCGCAGGGCGCTCCCGATGATCGTCTGGGCCTGGCCCAGTGGCTGGTCGATCCGGCCAATCCGCTGACCGCCCGGGTGGCTGTGAACCGGGCCTGGCAATTGTTCTTTGGCGCCGGACTGGTGCAAACGACGGAGGACTTCGGCACGCAAGGGGAACGGCCCAGTCACCCGGAACTGCTGGACTGGCTGTCGGTGGAGTTCGTGGAAAGCGGCTGGGACCTCAAGCGTCTGCATCGGCTGATCGTCATGAGCGCCGTGTACCGGCAGTCGTCGCACGGCTCGGTCGATCTGACCGAGCGCGACCCGGAAAATCGCTGGCTGTCCCGGGGGCCACGCTTCCGGTTGACGGCGCATGCGGTTCGCGACCAGGCGCTCTTTGCGGCCGGGTTGCTGGTGGAGCAGTCCGGCGGTCCTTCCGTCAAACCGTATCAGCCGCCAGGCTTGTGGGAAGAGGTCGCCAGCCAGACCTACGACCAGGATGAAGGCGCCGCGCTCTATCGCCGGAGCCTTTACACGTACTGGAAACGGACGGTCGCCGCCCCGCTGCTGATGACGTTCGACGCGGCCAACCGGGAGACATGCATCGTGCGGCCGGCCCGCACCAATACGCCTTTGCAGGCGCTCGCGCTGCTGAACGATACGGCGTTTGTCGAAGCGGCCCGGAAGCTGGCTGAACGCGTGCTGCTGCAGCCGGGCGACGACGACCAGCATCTGACGCAGCTGTATGAGTACGCCGTGTGCCGTCCTCCGCTGCCGCGGGAACGGGCCGTGCTTTTACGGGGTCTGGCGTCCCACCGGGAGCGATTTGCGGAACGACCGGCTGCGGCGAAGGAGTTCCTGCAGGTCGGCGAATCGCTGACATCGGCCGAACTGGTCCCGGTCGAAGTGGCCGCGTGGGCCGCCCTGGCGAATACGATCTTCAATCTCGACGAAGTGATCACGAAAGAATAG
- a CDS encoding anthranilate synthase component I family protein, with product MTDTIPAREPLTLRLPPRTLAHEVFEKMASLPYCLFLDSALQAGELGRYSFIAADPFEVLTCESPKNAFLQLRQFLGLYAARHLPGLPPFQGGAAGLFGYDLNRGIEKILPTRHDEFQTPAMVVGLYDLVIAFDHQTEEGWIISHGFPETDPDRQKRRAEMRLAEVLERLESPAEKPVRRSLPSLPAERLAPQFPVGPLPELTSNFSADAYLAAVARAVEYIHAGDIFQVNLSHRLLYPLREDPLTLYARLRQCNPGTFGGYFDFGTGQILSASPERYLRVFDRQAEARPIKGTRQRLPGAVADLFAGDDLAASEKDLAENVMIVDLLRNDLSRVCRPDSVQVTQLCRLEAYRYVHHLVSAVQGELQEPYDALDLAAQAFPGGSITGAPKVRAMEIIAELEPTARGPYCGSLGYLGFDGWLDLSILIRTMTASQGWLQIPVGGGVVAQSTPQNEYEETWHKAAGMLHALDGMQP from the coding sequence ATGACCGATACGATCCCTGCGCGAGAACCTCTGACGCTGCGGCTGCCCCCGCGCACGCTGGCGCACGAAGTTTTCGAGAAAATGGCGAGCCTGCCGTACTGCCTGTTCCTGGACAGCGCATTGCAGGCCGGCGAACTGGGGCGTTACTCGTTCATCGCCGCTGATCCCTTTGAAGTGCTAACCTGTGAAAGTCCGAAAAACGCTTTCCTGCAGCTGCGGCAATTCCTCGGGCTGTACGCGGCCAGGCATCTGCCGGGCTTGCCGCCTTTCCAGGGTGGGGCCGCAGGGCTGTTCGGCTACGACCTGAACCGCGGGATCGAGAAAATTTTGCCGACCCGGCACGACGAATTCCAGACACCAGCGATGGTGGTCGGGCTGTACGATCTGGTCATAGCCTTCGACCACCAGACAGAAGAGGGCTGGATTATCTCGCATGGCTTTCCCGAAACGGACCCGGACCGGCAGAAGCGCCGGGCCGAAATGCGACTGGCGGAAGTGCTTGAGCGGCTGGAAAGTCCGGCTGAGAAACCCGTGCGACGCAGCCTGCCGTCGCTGCCGGCGGAACGCCTGGCGCCCCAGTTCCCCGTGGGTCCCTTGCCGGAACTGACGAGCAATTTCTCCGCCGACGCCTATCTTGCGGCCGTGGCCAGGGCGGTCGAGTACATCCATGCAGGCGACATCTTCCAGGTGAACCTGTCGCATCGCCTGCTCTATCCGCTGCGCGAGGATCCGCTCACGTTGTACGCCCGGCTGCGGCAGTGTAATCCGGGCACGTTTGGCGGCTACTTTGATTTTGGAACCGGTCAGATTTTGAGCGCCTCGCCGGAACGGTACCTGCGGGTGTTTGACCGACAAGCGGAAGCCCGGCCGATTAAAGGGACGCGGCAACGCTTGCCCGGCGCCGTGGCCGACCTGTTCGCCGGCGATGATCTGGCCGCCAGCGAGAAAGACCTGGCCGAAAACGTAATGATCGTCGACCTGTTGCGGAACGACCTGAGCCGCGTCTGTCGACCCGACAGCGTGCAGGTGACGCAGCTCTGCCGCCTGGAGGCGTACCGCTATGTGCACCACCTGGTGAGCGCGGTCCAGGGCGAACTGCAGGAGCCGTACGACGCACTCGACCTGGCGGCGCAAGCTTTTCCCGGCGGTTCTATCACCGGCGCCCCCAAGGTGCGGGCGATGGAGATCATCGCCGAGCTGGAACCGACCGCGCGGGGGCCCTACTGCGGTTCTCTCGGTTACCTGGGCTTTGACGGCTGGCTGGATCTGAGCATCCTCATCCGCACCATGACCGCCAGCCAGGGCTGGCTGCAGATCCCAGTCGGCGGCGGCGTGGTCGCCCAGTCCACTCCGCAGAACGAATACGAAGAAACCTGGCACAAGGCGGCCGGCATGCTGCACGCGCTGGACGGAATGCAGCCATGA
- a CDS encoding dihydrodipicolinate synthase family protein: MNTEPITALSLQRSVISVPPLARAADESLCREENAKIVRHLEAGGVSTLLYGGNAILYHLAPSEYPALLAMLAEIAGPDSLVIPSVGAAFGMMMDQAAMLQEHDFPTAMILPQPGVATSAGVATGVRRFVDRYGKPAVLYIKFDGYIDPADVQRLVDDGLVSFIKYATVRAETANDDYLRQLVERVDPQRIVSGIGEQPAITHLRDFGLAGFTSGCVCVAPRLSMNMLQAIQAGNFEEAERIRQIFSPLENLRNSIQPIRVLHAAVELAGIAVTGPVTPLLSAVDEADHPAIREAAKQLLEQDAAVKA, from the coding sequence ATGAATACCGAACCGATTACCGCCTTGAGTCTGCAACGTTCTGTGATTTCGGTGCCGCCTTTGGCCCGCGCCGCGGATGAATCCTTGTGCCGTGAAGAGAACGCAAAGATCGTGCGGCATCTGGAGGCAGGCGGCGTGTCGACGCTGCTGTATGGCGGCAATGCCATTCTTTACCACCTGGCGCCCAGCGAGTACCCGGCCCTGCTGGCGATGCTGGCCGAGATTGCCGGTCCCGATTCGCTGGTGATCCCGTCGGTGGGAGCCGCCTTTGGGATGATGATGGACCAGGCCGCCATGCTGCAGGAGCATGACTTTCCCACGGCCATGATTCTGCCCCAGCCGGGCGTCGCGACTTCCGCCGGCGTGGCGACCGGCGTGCGGCGGTTTGTCGATCGGTATGGCAAACCGGCCGTGCTGTATATCAAGTTTGACGGCTACATTGACCCGGCGGATGTACAACGGCTGGTCGACGACGGGCTGGTCTCTTTCATCAAGTACGCCACGGTCCGCGCCGAAACAGCGAACGACGACTACCTGCGGCAACTGGTGGAGCGGGTCGACCCGCAGCGGATTGTCAGCGGCATCGGCGAGCAGCCGGCCATCACGCATCTGCGCGACTTCGGCCTGGCGGGCTTTACGTCGGGCTGTGTCTGCGTGGCGCCGCGTCTTTCGATGAACATGCTGCAGGCGATCCAGGCCGGTAACTTTGAGGAGGCCGAGCGGATCCGCCAGATCTTCTCGCCGCTGGAAAATTTACGCAATTCGATCCAGCCGATCCGCGTGCTGCACGCCGCTGTGGAACTGGCCGGCATCGCCGTAACCGGGCCCGTAACGCCGCTGCTCAGCGCCGTCGACGAAGCCGATCACCCAGCCATTCGCGAAGCAGCAAAGCAACTGCTGGAACAAGACGCCGCCGTAAAGGCCTGA